ACGGTGGAAATCGCAATGAGGCGGGCTGGAAGGTGGTGCGCTTCGAACCCATGGAGCCGCGTCCGCGCTGCCCCTACCGGGGACGGGGATGACCGAGGCGCGCTGGGCCACGCCGCTCGGACCCGACGTGGCGCACGGGGGCGAGGTGGACGCCTGCGTGATCGGTAGCGGCGCCGGCGGTGCGCCCGTGGCGATGACCCTCGCCCGCGCCGGGTATCGGGTCGTGGTGCTCGAGAAGGGGCCGGCCTACGACGCGCGGGATTTCCTTCGCGACGAGCTTCGCACCTCGCGGCGGGACTTCTTCGTCCCGGCGGTGACCGAGGAGCCGCACGTCAAGGTCGAGGCCGACGGCCGCGCAAGGAAGACGAACGAGGCGTGGACCGCCAACTGCGTGGGCGGCGCGACCGTGCACTTCAGCGGGTTCACCTATCGGCTGCACCCCGAGGACCTTCGGCTGCGGTCGCTCCTCGGGCCCGTCGAGGGGAGCACGCTCACCGACTGGCCGATCACCTTCGAGGCGCTCGAGCCCTACTACGAGCGGGCCGAGGTGGAGCTCGGCATCTCGGGGGTCGCGGGAAGAAACCCCTTCGAGCGCCGGCGTCGTCCGTACCCGTTGCCGCCGCTCCCCGAAAACGGCATGGCCGAGCTCGTGGACCGCGCCTGCGCCGAGCTCGGACTCCACAGCTACCCGACCCCGCGCGCGCTCCTCTCCGAGGCCTGGCAGGGGCGGGCCGCGTGCCGGCGCACCTTCTTCTGCGGGAGCTACGGGTGCGAGACGGGGGCCAAGTCCTCGGCGCTCGCCGCGCTCTTGCCCAAGGCGCTCGCGACCGGTCGCTGCCAGATCCGGCCCCTGTGCATGGTGCACCGGCTCGAGACCGACGCCTCGGGCCGGGTGGTGGGGGTGCGCTACTTCGACCCGCAGGGACGCGAGCAGCGCCTGCGCGCGGCGGTGGTCGTCGTCGCGTGCTCGGCCGTGGAGTCGGCGCGGCTGCTGCTCCTCTCCCGGGGGGCGGCCCATCGCGAGGGCCTCTCCAACGAGACGGGACTCGTCGGGCGGAACCTGATGTTCGCTGGGTTCGGCGGCGGCGAGGCCGAGTTTCGTCGCGACGACCCGCGCATCTCGGCCATCGACTGGCGCGAGCCGTTCGTCAACCGCTCGTTTCAGGACCTCTACGTGCTCGACCGGGGGACCGACCGACCCCGCAAGGGGGGCACGGTGGGTTTCCTCCTGCCGCACTACAATCCGATCCACGCCGCGGAGCAGCTCGCCGTGCTCGGCCGGGCGGAGCCTCTGTGGGGCAAGGCGCTCAAGGACGCGCTCCGGCGGCGCGCCCGAGAGATCCGGGCGCTCGAGTTCGAGGTCTTTTCCGAGACGCTCCCGACGGCCGGGTCGCGGGTCACCCTCGATCCGGAGGTCAAGGACCGCCGAGGTCTGCCCGTGGCGCGCTTCGAGGTGCGGCAGCACGCGATGGACCGCGAGGTGAACTCGGTGCTGGTCGACCGCGCCGTGGGGGTGCTGAAGGCGATGAAGGCGAGCGACGTGCGGGTCAGCGCGCGCGGGCGCCAGACCTACTTCCTGCAGGGCGGCACCTGCCGTTTCGGCGCGGAACCGGAGAGCTCGGTGCTGGACGTGGATTGCCGCTCGCGCACCGCGCCGAACCTCTTCGTGACCGACGGCAGCTTCATGCCCACGAGCGGTGCCGTGCCGAACACGCTGACCATCGAGGCCAACGCGCTGCGCGTGGCGGACCGCATCGTTGCGCTCGGCGCGGCGCACGAGCTCTTTCGCCCGCGGCGGTGATTCAGGGGACGAAGACCTCGGCCGAGGCGGTCGGGCGTTCGGCGCTCAGGCCGCCCGTCACGAGGAGGAGTCCCGAGGGGAGGAGCGTGGCCGCGTGACCCGCGCGCGCCTCGCGGAGCCGGTAGCGGGGCAGGACGTTGAGGCCGGTCGCGCTGCCGAGCACCAGCTCCTCTACCAGGTCGACGGGCGATCCGGTGAGGCTCGACGCGAACCCGCCGACCACGAGCAAGCGGTCGTCGGCCAGGGCGGTCGTGGTGTGGGCCCAGCGCGGCAGCTTCAGCTCGCCGAGCTCGCGGCTCGTGGAGGCCGCGAGGTCCAGCCGCTCCACCGAGGCGGTGGCTTGCCCGCCCTTGGTGAGGCCGCCGACGACGAGCACGCCTCCGTCGGCGAGCCGCGTGGCCGTGGCGTACGCGCGCGGCACGCGGAGAGCGGGGCCGGCGCGCCACTGGGCCGCCCCCGGAGCCAGCGTTTCGGTCGTGGCGAGCGCGTCGCCCTTGTCGTCGAGGCCGCCGATGGCGACCACGGTTCCGTCGGCGAGCGCGACGGACGCGAAGGCGCGGCGAGCCTGCAAGAGCTGCGGAGCGGGGTTCACCTGACCCTGGTCGTAGGTCTCCACCGAGGAGAGCGTCCCCGCCGTCCCCTGGCCCCCCGCGACCAGGACGCGCTGGTCGCTGAGCACGGCGCCGTGGCCGAAGCGCGGCTGACGCAGCGGCGGACCCGGGTAGATCGTGCGGCTCGTCGCCTGGTAGACCTCGGTGGACGCGACGGGCACCTTACCTCCGAGGCCTCCCGCGATGAGCACGTTGCCGCTCGGCAGGAGGGTCGCGCTGTGGGCCACGCGTTCGCCGCGGAGGCAGCGCTGGTCGCTCCCGCCGCAGGTGGAGTCGTCGGCGCTGAGCGCGTTGCCATCTACCAGCGAGACGGTCCGCAGCCCGAGGGGGCGTTCGGCGTCCTCGGGACGCCACGCCGCGCCGGTCCCGCCCGCGATCAGCACCGAGCCGTCGCCGAGGAGATTCGCCGTGTGGAAGGCGCGCGCCTCTCGCATCCCGGTGGGGCGGCCGTCGTCGAAGCGCCGCGGCACGTGCGAGAAGGTGTCGATGAGTCCCACGAAGAGCGCCACGCGGTTGGCCCCCGGGCCGAGGGTGATCGGCACCGTGCGCCCTCTGCTGACCGGGTTCGATTCGGGTCCCAGCCCTTCCACCGTGACGACCTGCGACTCCCCCGTCGGGACGCCGTAGATCGTGCCGCCGCCGGCACGGAGCGGGAAGACCTCGGGGCCGGCGCGCCCGGCCGGGCCGTCCACGCGCACGCGCACGAAGGCGGCGATGCGGGACAGCGGGTCCTCGTCCGGCTCGCTCGAGACGAGGATCGAGACGCTGAGCTCGCCTACTCCCGCCGTGCAACCGGCCTGCGCCGTCGCGAGCGCCGCGAGCGCCACGGAGAGCGTCCAGGGTCGGGAGGCCCGCCGAGCCCGCGAGGGGCGTGCCGCGCGCCACACGGTCATCTCCCCACGGGCCACTTCACGCTCAGGTCGACGTGTTCGCGTCGCAGGGCGAGCGGCACGGCGATGGCGCACGCGGCGAGGGCGGCCCCTGCGGCCGCCCAGGTATACCAGCGACGGTACCAGCGCTTCTTGACCGGGAGCGGGGGGATGGGGGGCGGCAGCAGCGGTGGCTTCGTTGGGCGCACCGGTACGCTGAGCTCCACGGGGAAGCGGCGCTCGACCACGTCGCGCACCTTCCGGCCGAGCTCGCGCACTTGCTGGCGTCCGGCGCCCCGATCGGC
The Deltaproteobacteria bacterium genome window above contains:
- a CDS encoding GMC family oxidoreductase translates to MTEARWATPLGPDVAHGGEVDACVIGSGAGGAPVAMTLARAGYRVVVLEKGPAYDARDFLRDELRTSRRDFFVPAVTEEPHVKVEADGRARKTNEAWTANCVGGATVHFSGFTYRLHPEDLRLRSLLGPVEGSTLTDWPITFEALEPYYERAEVELGISGVAGRNPFERRRRPYPLPPLPENGMAELVDRACAELGLHSYPTPRALLSEAWQGRAACRRTFFCGSYGCETGAKSSALAALLPKALATGRCQIRPLCMVHRLETDASGRVVGVRYFDPQGREQRLRAAVVVVACSAVESARLLLLSRGAAHREGLSNETGLVGRNLMFAGFGGGEAEFRRDDPRISAIDWREPFVNRSFQDLYVLDRGTDRPRKGGTVGFLLPHYNPIHAAEQLAVLGRAEPLWGKALKDALRRRAREIRALEFEVFSETLPTAGSRVTLDPEVKDRRGLPVARFEVRQHAMDREVNSVLVDRAVGVLKAMKASDVRVSARGRQTYFLQGGTCRFGAEPESSVLDVDCRSRTAPNLFVTDGSFMPTSGAVPNTLTIEANALRVADRIVALGAAHELFRPRR